A genomic window from Anticarsia gemmatalis isolate Benzon Research Colony breed Stoneville strain chromosome 22, ilAntGemm2 primary, whole genome shotgun sequence includes:
- the LOC142982552 gene encoding stromal membrane-associated protein 2-like, which translates to MSSKSEKDRAKQIQDRCQNILMQMLKDEDNKYCVDCDAKGPRWASWNLGIFLCIRCAGIHRNLGVHISKVKSVNLDSWTPEQVVSLQQMGNSRARAVYEANLPDSFRRPQNDSSLEAFIRAKYEQKKYIAKEWVPPPTPKVNWDKEIDEEIERQKRKKKSTTSGLGPLPAPTTSDKKYNKSDVIPSLPKPKSSVSPKLGRSTPPTTTQPEASKPSNGSADLLGLDTTKPDPKPANDDIFSSFFSAPQEKPQDIKPEEPKSDLKAEEENFFKQAAPTEKEKSKLTKDSILALYSQTPSTNLVNQFNPVQPVQPVPPSYQPFGNVYQQQSFNSMPAQNGMQPFSQFQQMNQFQQPFGQVQQPMPSQPFPSTQFFSQPQQPLSQQFNSLNLGQSFPNAFSQPNANVASNTTWQ; encoded by the exons ATGTCTTCTAAAAGTGAAAAAGATCGAGCTAAACAGATTCAGGACAGATGCCAGAACATATTGATGCAGATGTTAAAGGATGAagacaataaatattgtgttgACTGCGATGCTAAAG GTCCTCGCTGGGCGTCATGGAACCTGGGCATATTCCTGTGCATCAGGTGCGCCGGCATTCACCGCAACCTCGGCGTGCACATCTCCAAGGTGAAGAGCGTCAACCTCGACTCATGGACCCCTGAACAAGTG GTATCTCTCCAGCAGATGGGCAACTCCCGCGCCCGGGCGGTCTACGAGGCGAACTTACCCGACTCGTTCCGGCGGCCGCAGAACGACTCCTCGCTGGAGGCCTTCATCAGAGCCAAGTATGAACAGAAGAAGTACATCGCCAAGGAGTGGGTGCCGCCTCCTACGCCTAAAGTTAACTG GGACAAAGAGATCGATGAAGAAATAGAGAGACAGAAAAGGAAAAAGAAATCCACTACTTCTGGTCTAGGACCCCTGCCTGCACCCACCACCAGTGATAAGAAATATAAC AAATCGGACGTAATCCCCAGCTTGCCTAAACCGAAATCTTCAGTTAGTCCTAAACTGGGCCGGTCCACACCTCCCACCACCACTCAGCCGGAAGCCAGCAAGCCGTCCAACGGCTCGGCGGACCTCCTCGGCCTCGATACGACCAAACCGGACCCAAAACCAGCCAACGACGACATATTCTCAAGCTTTTTCTCAGCACCACAGGAAAAACCACAAGATATCAAACCCGAGGAACCGAAATCAGATCTCAAAGCGGAAGAGGAGAACTTCTTCAAACAAGCCGCGCCGACGGAGAAGGAGAAATCAAAATTAACTAAAGACAGTATATTAGCATTGTACAGTCAAACTCCTTCGACCAATTTAGTGAATCAATTCAATCCGGTGCAGCCGGTGCAGCCTGTGCCGCCGTCGTATCAACCGTTCGGCAACGTGTATCAGCAACAGAGCTTTAACAGCATGCCCGCTCAGAATGGGATGCAGCCATTTAGTCAGTTTCAGCAAATGAATCAGTTTCAACAGCCGTTTGGTCAGGTGCAACAACCGATGCCGAGTCAGCCGTTCCCGAGTACTCAGTTCTTCTCCCAGCCTCAACAACCGTTGTCACAGCAGTTCAATAGTCTGAACTTAGGGCAGAGTTTCCCTAACGCGTTCTCGCAACCGAATGCGAACGTCGCCAGCAACACGACATGGCAGTAA